The genomic stretch CCCATGTAGATCACCCTAAAGAGAATATCCTATTCATAACACTGCAGTAATCACTATGATGACAGCAGGTTTCCAATTCTGCCAGGTTAAGGGTCAGACACATGACCTTGCAATTACTGTGTTAATTGTATCAAGGTAGTACTATCCTGTGAGGCTTCTTGGTCAATAGACAAGCCCCTTTTGGTGAAACCCTGATCTTCAGCCTTCCTAGTTATACTACAATAAACTTAAATCCTAATTGCAATATTTTGCGTTATGTTCATTTGTGGAAgcaattttaatttgaattaagcAGAGTTTAAATCTCCAAtaaacttgattaaaaaataaggTTTAAGATGTAGAAATACTAAGatgcatattttatatgcaaattaagtTATACTGTTTTGAATCCTCAATTTAACCCTAATTTTTTTACCGCCATCTAATTAGATCTCATCCTTATTGCCTTTAGAGTAAATCTTACAAGCTagatttcattcaacaaacatttactgataCATACTTCCTGCTAAACACCTGTTCCTGTAGGGGCTGTTGCTTCGTAATTGGGAGCAATGGCTTAGTACTGCAGCACAGTTTACTGGGGCCATGGAGGCTACAACGGTCTTGAACTAGCTGTTTGCCTAATTTGACTATATGTCTTcatctattctttttatttcttctctcaggTAATCAAAGTTGTTCTTTGAACTTCACTGGGGCCCTTACTGTCTTATACTGTGCCATTCTTATTTCCACCAGTGTCTTCCCTCCTCTCTTATAACCTAACTTTTCTTCCATGTAACTCTTTTCTGCCCCTCTATCCTTCAGGTCCCCTCTTCATCACAGGAAGCTGTGTGGTACAATGGTTCAGTAGTTGGCCTCTTAATACATATGCCCTAAGTCTAAATCCAAGCTCTACCATTTACTAGACATGTTTtattaggcaagtcacttaaccccttcgggcctcagtttcctcatttgtaaaaaagTAGGATTATAAAAATAGGACTTAACTCATAGAATTATATtgcttaaatgaaataacatgtaaGTAATAATTAGCACTGTACCTACTACATTCAGTTAATATTAGCTGCTATGATTATTATTTCTAAACCtagcaaaaatgtaaataatctgGTATGAACACACAGCTTGATTTGCCTGTGATGTTTTCATGCTAATAAAATACTCTTATGTAGGCATTTCAATTTATAGACCTGCACTCTTCTTGATgctattttttattcaatttacACATAATTTTTGCACATATTTCTTTGTTCGGCTTACTGCTAGTTTTTTATAGGCctgcttttagtttttaaaattactgttagaacaatgtatttttaaagttttctacctggtttaaataacaaaaatatcagaTCCTTTATTACATATAGTACTTTACGAAATGAGTACATAATTCacattaaaatatgtacatatgtaataGACATTTGACAATTTACACTCTCCTATAATGCTGCTAATTCATAATATGATCAAACTCACTTAATGGGatactgaaaatgtaaaataaaaatgtcagaaaagtGCACAGTGCGTGAAAATATCCCTCTTACAGtgtttttggaaaacaaaaattattattgagatggaatgTCACTGGAgacaagaaattgaaaaggaatcACACATGTTTTATACATACTTCATGATAAGATGGTAAATTGGAGATAGATGTTAACTGGATACTTTAAGATGAATAGGATGAAGTACAGAAATATAATCTTACATGTGTCTTCtcaaagaaaatgtggaagccaatagtaaattataaatacatcaaatctgatagaaaacattttttaaaataatgatagcaATAAAAGCTAATACTTTGCATCAATTAACCCATTTATTCTTCTCAGCACCCAATGACATAGATACTACCAGTACCtgcattttcagatgaagaattCAAAGCACAATAAAGAAGTCACctccccaaggccacacagctaataagtggcagcgACTACATACACTGGCAGCTGGGCCCTATGGACCATATAGCCAGCTGGGCTATATGGACTCTTAATATTATCCTAAACTGCTGTAGATGTCTTAATaatctatataatttttatcacAGGTTAATATTTCTAttgatatacatttttaaaaaaccctgcaTAATGTGTAACATTTTGCAAGTCCGCTCATATTTTTCAGTTGGATGTTGTACTTTTTAAATAGATTTCATTACCTTCTGGAGTAGACTCTGATAAGTAAATTGGTTTTCCCCTAGAATACTTTGGGCAACTAGGAACACTGCTCAGAAAGACATCCTGGACAATACTGGCACAAATACAAATCATTATTAAACCAGAACCTAtagtaaaatacattttgttcTATGCCCATACATTTCCAAATTATGTTTTTACCTAAACTGAGCCAAAGAAATTCCCAGTTCCTTAGATTCTGTCAACTTTAGCATGtagcaataaaacaaaacttattaTGAAGAACTTTCAAGCTGGTCTAATTATTCAAATTTGGGGACCTATCTCCATCTCTCAGTGCCTATtaccaaactcttttttttttttcacctttttgctTGATGTGGTACACTGTTATTGTTTAGTTTTAGGAAATCACATTCCCCTTCTCCTAAAGaactatataaaatatctttttagacATGTATCTTATTTGGTGAATTTTCCCCACACAATAGAGTCATTGGAGACATCAGGTATCTCACTGtactcttttctgtttcattaacgTGAAATCAAAGATGAATTTGAAAGAGACTTTTAAATCCTAAGCcctaaataattatattttaagtaattttagtTATCACCAGCACAGTTGTTACTAATTAATccataaataaagaaatttggCCATCAGCAAGATTTTGCCCCAATAGcgttaataataaataagtatacAAAATTTGAATCTTTTATAGTCTTTTTTTATTAGTTGCTATAGCTCAGCTGTAGTGTACATATTTTGTAATATAGGCATTTTgtaatatgtttgttggcagataaataatatgttatataattctAGATATTAATTAGGAGGcaattaaaatatgcttttataaatatattttaagtcaaGAGTAAGGAATCCTCTTTAAggtaatattgaaaataattatggaataaaatattcctgctgtttttctgtgttctttatttttgCAGGGCTATGTTTGAAGTAAACATGAAAGAAAGAGATGATGGAAGTGTTACCATTACTAATTTGTCCTCCAAAGCAGTAAAAGCATTTCTCGATTATgcctatactggaaaaacaaaaataacagatgataATGTGGAAATGTTCTTCCAGTTGTCATCATTTCTTCAAGTTTCCTTCCTATCCAAAGCTTGcagtgactttttaataaaaagtattaatCTTGTCAATTGTTTACAGTTATTATCTATATCAGATAGCTATGGCTCCACCAGTTTGTTTGATCATGCATTACACTTTGTACAACAtcacttttctttattatttaaatccAGTGATTTCTTAGAGATGAATTTTGGAGTACTACAAAAATGTCTGGAATCAGATGAATTAAATGTTCCTGAAGAAGAAATGGTACTGAAAGTTGTCCTTAGTTGGACTAAACATAACTTAGAATCAAGGCAAAAGTATCTGCCTCATTTGATTGAAAAAGTGAGATTACATCAGTTATCTGAGGAGACACTTCAGGACTGTCTGTTCAATGAAGAGAGTTTACTCAAAAGCACAAACTGTTTTGACATAATCATGGATGCAATTAAGTGTGTGCAAGGTTCTGGTGGACTCTTCCCTGATGCTCGACCATCCACAACTGAGAAATACATATTCATTCACAAAACtgaggaaaatggagaaaatcaatATACATTTTGCTATAACATTAAAACTGATTCATGGAAAATACTGCCGCAATCACACCTGATTGATTTGCCAGGATCTAGTCTTTCGAGTTACGGAGAGAAAATATTCTTGACAGGTGGTTGCAAAGGGAAATGTTGTCGAACGGTTCGACTGCATATTGCCGAGTCATATCATGATGCCACTGATCAAACCTGGTGCTACTGTCCAGTCAAAAATGATTTCTTCTTGGTATCAACTATGAAAACACCAAGAACCATGCATACATCAGTTATGGCTCTCGACAGATTATTTGTCATAGGTGGAAAAACTAGAGGATCCCGGGACATTAAAAGTCTCTTAGATGTTGAATCTTACAATCCTCTTTCCAAAGAATGGATATCTGTTAGCCCATTACCCAGAGGCATATACTACCCAGAAGCAAGCACATGCCAAAATGTAATTTATGTTCTTGGATCAGAGGTAGAGATTACAGATGCTTTTAACCCATCACTTGATTGCTTTTTTAAATACAATGCTACAACTGATCAGTGGTCTGAACTAGTAGCAGAGTTTGGGCAATTTTTTCATGCAACATTAATTAAAGCTGTACCAGTAAACTGTACACTGTATATATGTGACCTTTCCACCTATAAGGTTTATAGTTTTTGTCCAGACACTTGTGTTTGGAAAGGCGAAGGATCTTTTGAGTGTGCAGGCTTTAATGCAGGTGCAATTGGAATTgaagataaaatttatatattaggtGGTGATTATGCACCAGATGAAATCACAGATGAAGTGCAGGTCTACCACAGCAACAGGTCTGAATGGGAAGAAGTTTCACCAATGCCTAGAGCCTTAACAGAATTTTACTGCCAGGTGATTCAGTTTAATAAATACAGAGACCCATGGTTTTCTGATCTATGTGCTTGAACATTCTAAAACGAGTCCAGTTCTAGTAACCTAAAGTAAATTTGTTAACCAAAATGATAGGTAAAAAGATCTACAcatcttaatgaaataaaacgtTCCTGCTTTTA from Nomascus leucogenys isolate Asia chromosome 15, Asia_NLE_v1, whole genome shotgun sequence encodes the following:
- the KBTBD3 gene encoding kelch repeat and BTB domain-containing protein 3 translates to MELAMDNSYAFNQRSTCNGIPSEKKNNFLVSEDHGQKILSVLQNFREQNVFYDFKIIMKDEIIPCHRCVLAACSDFFRAMFEVNMKERDDGSVTITNLSSKAVKAFLDYAYTGKTKITDDNVEMFFQLSSFLQVSFLSKACSDFLIKSINLVNCLQLLSISDSYGSTSLFDHALHFVQHHFSLLFKSSDFLEMNFGVLQKCLESDELNVPEEEMVLKVVLSWTKHNLESRQKYLPHLIEKVRLHQLSEETLQDCLFNEESLLKSTNCFDIIMDAIKCVQGSGGLFPDARPSTTEKYIFIHKTEENGENQYTFCYNIKTDSWKILPQSHLIDLPGSSLSSYGEKIFLTGGCKGKCCRTVRLHIAESYHDATDQTWCYCPVKNDFFLVSTMKTPRTMHTSVMALDRLFVIGGKTRGSRDIKSLLDVESYNPLSKEWISVSPLPRGIYYPEASTCQNVIYVLGSEVEITDAFNPSLDCFFKYNATTDQWSELVAEFGQFFHATLIKAVPVNCTLYICDLSTYKVYSFCPDTCVWKGEGSFECAGFNAGAIGIEDKIYILGGDYAPDEITDEVQVYHSNRSEWEEVSPMPRALTEFYCQVIQFNKYRDPWFSDLCA